One stretch of Skermanella mucosa DNA includes these proteins:
- the leuC gene encoding 3-isopropylmalate dehydratase large subunit, whose protein sequence is MSRTLFDKVWDSHAITRRQDGMTLLFVDRHYVHDGTRQAFQQIEKERLSVRRPDLTFGTPDHYVATKPAAKPDPLFEDMVAALETNTRKWEIMNFGVGSPNQGIVHVVAPELGLTLPGALIVCGDSHTATHGAVGALAFGIGASEIAHVLATQTLWQKKPKRMRISVTGTLPPGVVAKDLVLAIIGRIGAAGGTGHAIEYGGPAIRDLSMEARMTLCNMSIEAGARCGMVAPDETTFDYVRERPYAPTGENLELALAAWRDLVSDPDAVFDSEVVFDAGEVAPTVTWGTSPETALPITEHVPDPAFIENAEKRRGVEEALQYMALTPGMALSEIVIDRVFIGSCTNGRIEDIRAAAEAARGRRAVVPAAVIPGSARVKAAAEAEGLDVILREAGFEWREPGCSMCVGMNGDIVQPGERCASTSNRNFAGRQGRGSRTHLLSPAMAVAAAVTGRLTDIRTLKS, encoded by the coding sequence ATGTCTAGGACACTGTTCGACAAGGTCTGGGACTCGCACGCGATCACCCGACGCCAGGACGGCATGACCCTGCTGTTCGTCGATCGCCATTACGTCCATGACGGAACCAGGCAGGCCTTCCAGCAGATCGAGAAGGAGCGATTGTCGGTCCGACGGCCGGACCTGACTTTCGGAACCCCTGATCACTACGTCGCGACAAAACCGGCCGCGAAACCGGACCCACTTTTCGAGGACATGGTCGCGGCATTGGAAACAAACACCAGGAAATGGGAGATCATGAACTTCGGGGTCGGATCGCCGAACCAGGGTATCGTCCATGTCGTCGCCCCTGAGCTGGGCCTTACGCTTCCCGGGGCGCTGATCGTCTGCGGCGACAGCCACACCGCCACCCACGGCGCGGTCGGCGCACTTGCTTTCGGCATCGGGGCTTCCGAGATCGCCCATGTGCTGGCAACCCAGACGCTCTGGCAGAAAAAGCCCAAGCGCATGCGCATTTCCGTTACCGGAACACTGCCGCCCGGCGTTGTCGCCAAGGATCTGGTCCTGGCAATCATCGGCCGCATCGGCGCCGCCGGCGGAACCGGTCATGCCATCGAGTATGGCGGCCCAGCCATCAGGGATCTGTCGATGGAGGCGCGCATGACCCTGTGCAACATGTCCATCGAGGCGGGTGCCAGGTGCGGAATGGTCGCTCCAGACGAGACCACGTTCGACTATGTCCGGGAACGCCCCTATGCACCCACGGGAGAGAATCTGGAGCTTGCCTTGGCCGCCTGGCGCGATCTCGTCAGCGATCCCGATGCCGTCTTCGACAGCGAGGTCGTCTTCGATGCCGGGGAGGTGGCCCCGACCGTCACCTGGGGCACCTCTCCGGAAACCGCCCTGCCGATCACGGAACATGTTCCCGATCCTGCGTTCATCGAGAATGCCGAGAAGCGCCGGGGAGTCGAGGAGGCTCTGCAGTACATGGCCCTGACGCCGGGCATGGCGCTGTCGGAGATCGTCATCGACCGGGTCTTCATCGGCTCCTGCACAAACGGCCGGATCGAGGACATCCGCGCCGCCGCCGAGGCGGCGCGGGGTCGCAGGGCGGTTGTGCCCGCGGCCGTCATACCGGGGTCGGCCCGGGTCAAGGCCGCGGCCGAAGCCGAGGGGCTTGATGTAATCCTCAGGGAGGCCGGCTTCGAGTGGCGCGAGCCCGGCTGTTCCATGTGCGTGGGCATGAACGGCGATATCGTCCAGCCCGGGGAGCGGTGCGCATCGACGTCAAACCGAAACTTCGCAGGGCGCCAGGGGCGCGGCAGCCGTACGCACCTGCTGAGTCCGGCGATGGCCGTAGCCGCCGCCGTGACCGGCCGGCTGACCGACATCCGGACACTGAAATCCTGA
- a CDS encoding Bug family tripartite tricarboxylate transporter substrate binding protein, with protein MIQTTRRTLLMAGAMVGALALGVLAPQTSLADEYPSGRVNIIVPFNAGGSADRMARAIATYLPDHLKVPVTVVNRPGASGALGHAYFQQQPDDGHTLLVSPVNPYLISNVLRDQAGLDWDNFAFINGQWQDYYVLLVNKDSPFKTAGDLIDFIRDNPGEASSAIIIGDGGHLSTLIMLEKLGIPKDAVNFVTYDGGGPMRTALAGNQVSFSVISGLGSEVIRDNVRPLAVFRKQPHEAWDAPLINEVLKPYNVEIPVIPADLRTLTVHASFKEKYPERFEKLTNVYRQMLESKDFQEHIEKAAIGGEWMGPEATTESLNESYEVFSQWIDVLEN; from the coding sequence ATGATCCAGACCACCCGACGCACCCTGCTGATGGCCGGTGCAATGGTCGGCGCCCTTGCGCTGGGCGTGCTCGCGCCGCAGACGTCGCTCGCCGACGAGTATCCGTCCGGAAGGGTCAACATCATCGTTCCTTTCAATGCCGGAGGATCGGCCGACCGCATGGCCCGGGCCATCGCCACCTACCTGCCGGACCATCTCAAAGTGCCTGTCACGGTCGTTAACCGGCCCGGCGCGTCCGGCGCGCTCGGTCACGCCTATTTCCAGCAGCAGCCCGACGACGGCCATACTCTCCTGGTATCACCGGTCAATCCCTACCTGATCAGCAATGTCCTGCGCGACCAGGCGGGTCTGGATTGGGATAACTTCGCCTTTATCAACGGCCAATGGCAGGACTACTACGTCCTGCTCGTCAACAAGGACTCTCCCTTCAAGACGGCCGGCGACCTGATCGATTTTATCCGCGACAATCCGGGCGAGGCGAGTTCGGCCATCATCATCGGCGACGGCGGCCACCTTTCGACCCTGATCATGCTGGAAAAGCTTGGGATTCCCAAGGATGCCGTCAACTTCGTCACCTATGACGGTGGCGGACCGATGCGGACCGCGCTGGCAGGCAACCAGGTTTCCTTTTCCGTTATCTCGGGCCTCGGCAGCGAGGTCATCCGCGACAATGTCCGGCCGCTCGCGGTGTTCCGCAAGCAGCCGCACGAGGCCTGGGACGCGCCGCTGATCAACGAGGTGCTCAAGCCTTACAACGTCGAGATCCCGGTCATTCCGGCCGATCTGCGCACGCTGACGGTGCACGCCTCTTTCAAAGAGAAATATCCGGAGCGCTTCGAGAAGCTGACGAACGTTTACAGGCAGATGCTCGAGAGCAAGGACTTCCAGGAGCATATCGAAAAAGCGGCGATCGGCGGGGAATGGATGGGTCCGGAAGCCACCACGGAATCCCTGAACGAGAGTTACGAGGTCTTTAGCCAGTGGATTGACGTACTCGAGAACTGA
- a CDS encoding GntR family transcriptional regulator, which produces MSETKRKESQATAADRAYQHIRSGISSGELKIGDHLREEALALSLGVSRTPIRAALQKLAGEGFVTFQTHLGAVVKGWSRRDVIETFEIRAELEAMAARRAARNASKADIEALHALCTAMEKVVTGEREIAELSQLNKDFHVRILRMADHRRLESLVNGLTEMGFLVRSYSKFDQAALARSISHHRDIVTAIAQGNGEWAAAIMKAHILAATSIYQGNEEG; this is translated from the coding sequence ATGAGCGAAACCAAGCGGAAGGAGTCGCAGGCCACGGCGGCCGACCGCGCCTACCAGCACATCCGATCCGGCATCTCGTCGGGCGAACTGAAAATCGGCGATCATCTCCGAGAGGAAGCCTTGGCGCTGAGCCTGGGGGTCAGCCGGACGCCGATCAGGGCCGCGCTTCAGAAACTCGCCGGCGAGGGCTTCGTTACATTCCAGACCCATCTGGGTGCGGTGGTCAAAGGCTGGTCAAGGCGGGACGTGATCGAGACCTTCGAGATCCGCGCCGAACTCGAAGCCATGGCTGCGCGGCGTGCCGCCCGGAATGCCAGCAAGGCGGACATCGAGGCGCTCCATGCGCTCTGCACGGCCATGGAAAAGGTCGTCACGGGCGAGAGGGAGATCGCGGAGCTGTCCCAACTGAACAAGGATTTCCATGTCAGGATCCTGCGGATGGCGGACCACCGTCGCTTGGAGAGTCTCGTAAACGGTCTGACCGAAATGGGTTTCCTGGTGCGCTCCTACAGCAAGTTCGATCAAGCCGCGCTGGCGAGGAGCATTTCTCACCATCGGGACATAGTCACCGCGATCGCGCAGGGGAACGGCGAATGGGCCGCCGCCATCATGAAGGCTCATATACTGGCGGCGACCAGCATTTATCAAGGAAATGAGGAAGGATAG
- a CDS encoding recombinase family protein, which translates to MAATSGRKPVAQDHPRRQIPRRHRGQRADITQRRLNTSSPKFRYSSLLSERFRCGKLQKARAGQFIGPHAPYGYRYRPRQDGTCGQLAIDDEEAELVRTLYDWLVGESLTLRQILKRLNFGPWVPRCGRRPWSPSTFHHILSDPVYTGTAYSNRYEYLPARKPRSRSRATRSSRTEPRTRLPLSS; encoded by the coding sequence TTGGCGGCGACTTCAGGGCGAAAACCAGTTGCCCAAGATCATCCAAGGCGTCAAATTCCGCGACGGCATCGAGGTCAGCGTGCCGACATCACACAGCGCCGCCTGAACACCTCGTCACCCAAATTCCGCTATAGCTCACTGCTCAGCGAGCGCTTCCGGTGCGGCAAACTCCAGAAGGCGCGGGCCGGGCAGTTCATCGGCCCCCATGCGCCTTACGGTTACCGTTACCGGCCACGCCAGGACGGCACGTGCGGCCAACTCGCCATCGACGACGAGGAGGCTGAACTCGTGCGCACGCTTTACGATTGGTTGGTTGGGGAGAGCCTGACCCTGCGCCAGATCCTCAAGCGGCTGAACTTCGGCCCCTGGGTCCCGCGCTGCGGCCGGCGGCCATGGTCGCCCTCGACGTTCCACCACATCCTGTCCGACCCCGTCTACACCGGAACCGCTTACTCGAACCGCTACGAATACCTGCCGGCCCGCAAGCCCCGTAGCCGCAGCAGGGCGACTCGATCCAGCCGAACCGAACCGAGAACCCGACTGCCGCTCTCGTCGTAG
- a CDS encoding IS256 family transposase, with amino-acid sequence MNEDTSIVRLRQPEEIDDPLTALLRSGARQLLEQAIEAEVAAFLAASKDLKLADGRDRLVRHGHGPERMIQTGIGPVEVQRIKVRDRAPGPAAERIRFSSALLPRWARRTTSLDALLPILYLRGVSAGDFQEALSVLLGKDAPNLSPAVIARLKESWADDYARWQRRDLSARRYVYVWADGVYLQARMEPAAECMLVMIGATPEGKKELLGFQVGVRESAQSWRELLIDLKARGLGIAPELAVADGALGFWKALDEVFPGTRHQRCWFHKSSNVLNKVAKSLQPAVKQDLREIWMAPDLKAAEHALDTFEKKYGAKYSGAVECLTKDRDALLAFYSFPAEHWDHVRTTNPIESVFATVRHRTVRTKGALSQDTAKLMVFKLISAASRTWRRLQGENQLPKIIQGVKFRDGIEVSVPTSHSAA; translated from the coding sequence ATGAACGAAGATACCAGCATTGTCCGGCTTCGCCAGCCCGAAGAGATCGATGATCCCCTGACGGCCCTTCTCCGATCGGGAGCCCGCCAGTTGTTGGAGCAGGCCATCGAAGCCGAGGTGGCGGCTTTCCTGGCTGCCAGCAAAGACCTGAAGCTGGCCGACGGCCGGGACCGGTTGGTCCGGCATGGCCATGGACCGGAGCGCATGATCCAGACCGGGATTGGGCCGGTCGAGGTCCAGCGGATCAAGGTCCGTGATCGCGCTCCCGGTCCGGCAGCCGAGCGCATCCGGTTCAGCTCAGCCTTGCTGCCGCGCTGGGCGCGCCGGACGACCAGTCTCGACGCCCTGCTGCCAATCCTGTATCTGCGCGGCGTTTCAGCCGGTGATTTCCAGGAGGCGCTGAGCGTTCTGCTCGGCAAGGACGCGCCCAACCTGTCACCGGCGGTCATCGCGCGGCTGAAGGAGAGCTGGGCGGACGACTACGCGCGCTGGCAGCGGCGGGACCTGTCGGCCCGGCGCTACGTCTATGTCTGGGCCGACGGCGTCTACCTCCAGGCCCGCATGGAGCCTGCCGCCGAGTGCATGCTGGTGATGATCGGCGCCACGCCGGAGGGTAAAAAGGAACTGCTCGGCTTCCAGGTCGGCGTCCGCGAAAGCGCCCAGAGCTGGCGCGAACTGCTGATCGACCTGAAGGCCCGCGGGCTGGGAATCGCCCCGGAACTGGCGGTCGCCGATGGTGCTTTGGGCTTCTGGAAGGCGCTCGACGAGGTCTTCCCCGGCACGCGTCATCAGCGCTGCTGGTTTCATAAAAGTTCTAATGTTCTCAACAAGGTGGCGAAATCGCTCCAGCCCGCGGTCAAGCAGGACCTGCGGGAGATCTGGATGGCGCCCGACCTCAAGGCGGCGGAGCATGCCCTTGATACCTTCGAGAAGAAGTACGGCGCCAAGTACTCCGGTGCCGTCGAATGCCTGACCAAAGATCGTGATGCCCTGCTGGCCTTCTACAGCTTCCCGGCCGAGCATTGGGATCACGTGCGGACCACAAACCCTATAGAAAGCGTCTTCGCCACAGTCCGGCACCGGACGGTCCGCACCAAGGGGGCGCTTTCCCAGGACACTGCCAAGCTCATGGTCTTCAAGCTGATCTCGGCAGCATCCAGAACTTGGCGGCGACTTCAGGGCGAAAACCAGTTGCCCAAGATCATCCAAGGCGTCAAATTCCGCGACGGCATCGAGGTCAGCGTGCCGACATCACACAGCGCCGCCTGA
- a CDS encoding isocitrate lyase/PEP mutase family protein — protein MADPRLKQAISNKEYIVAPGVYDMISARMADRMDFKALYVTGYGTVASYLGLPDAGIATYTDMIVRVGRIAQMSSKPVIADADTGYGGLLNVHHTVRGYEAAGVSAIQLEDQEFPKKCGHTPNRRVVPVADMVKKIKVANDARSSGDFLIIARTDARTSLGLDEAIRRAEAYAEAGADILFVESPETVDEMAEIGRRLDKPLVANMANGGKTPILPARDLEEMGFAISIFPGAGFLATAAALDIAYSDLLENGTTTDRTNLYSFAEFTNMIGFPEVWEFDKKYAE, from the coding sequence ATGGCTGATCCCCGTCTGAAACAGGCGATTTCCAACAAGGAATACATCGTGGCGCCGGGCGTGTATGACATGATCTCCGCGCGGATGGCCGACCGCATGGATTTCAAGGCGCTCTATGTCACCGGGTATGGCACGGTCGCGTCCTATCTCGGACTGCCGGATGCCGGCATCGCGACATACACCGACATGATCGTCCGTGTCGGGCGCATTGCCCAGATGTCGTCCAAACCCGTCATCGCCGATGCCGACACCGGTTATGGCGGCCTGCTCAATGTCCATCACACGGTGCGGGGCTATGAGGCGGCCGGGGTCAGCGCGATCCAGCTGGAAGATCAGGAATTCCCGAAGAAATGCGGCCACACGCCGAACCGGCGGGTGGTCCCGGTCGCTGATATGGTCAAGAAGATCAAGGTGGCGAACGATGCCCGGTCGAGCGGGGACTTCCTGATCATTGCGCGCACCGATGCCCGGACATCGCTCGGTCTCGACGAGGCGATCCGCCGCGCCGAGGCCTATGCCGAGGCCGGGGCTGACATTCTCTTCGTCGAGAGTCCGGAGACCGTCGATGAGATGGCCGAAATCGGCCGCCGGCTCGACAAGCCCCTGGTCGCAAACATGGCCAACGGGGGCAAGACCCCGATCTTGCCGGCGCGGGACCTGGAGGAGATGGGGTTCGCGATCTCCATCTTTCCCGGGGCGGGCTTCCTGGCCACGGCCGCGGCCCTCGACATCGCTTACTCCGATCTCCTCGAGAATGGCACGACGACCGATCGGACGAACCTCTACAGCTTCGCGGAGTTCACGAACATGATCGGTTTCCCGGAAGTCTGGGAATTCGACAAAAAATACGCGGAATGA
- a CDS encoding dienelactone hydrolase family protein has protein sequence MSLKAADGHRLGAYRARPASSLLGGLVVLQEIFGVNQHIREVCDGYAACGYDVIAPALFDRVQSGLEIDYGSRSIRTGRDLRAIIGWNAALLDVQAAIDAMDSSGPVAVIGYCWGGTLAFLAATRLRGLACAVGYYGGQTIPFAQETPRVPVLLHFGEHDPRISPEDRDTIARHNPEIEMRLYPADHGFNCNHRKEWHEPSARKALEITHAFLARHLHQPEALTA, from the coding sequence ATGAGCCTGAAAGCCGCCGATGGGCACCGCCTCGGCGCCTATCGCGCCCGGCCGGCCTCGAGCCTGCTCGGCGGACTGGTCGTCCTTCAGGAGATTTTTGGCGTGAACCAGCACATCCGTGAGGTGTGTGATGGCTACGCCGCATGCGGCTATGATGTCATTGCTCCCGCCCTGTTTGATCGCGTTCAATCGGGCTTGGAGATCGACTACGGCTCGCGAAGCATCAGGACCGGGCGCGACCTGCGCGCGATCATCGGCTGGAATGCAGCCCTTCTCGATGTCCAGGCGGCGATCGACGCGATGGATTCATCCGGGCCCGTTGCTGTGATAGGTTATTGCTGGGGCGGGACGCTCGCTTTCCTCGCCGCTACTCGTCTACGTGGGCTCGCTTGCGCGGTCGGTTATTACGGCGGGCAGACTATACCCTTCGCGCAGGAGACTCCGCGCGTTCCTGTCCTCCTGCATTTTGGCGAGCACGATCCACGCATCTCGCCCGAGGACCGCGACACGATTGCTCGGCACAATCCGGAAATCGAGATGCGGCTCTACCCGGCCGATCACGGCTTCAACTGCAACCATCGCAAGGAATGGCATGAGCCGAGCGCCCGAAAGGCACTCGAGATCACGCATGCCTTCCTCGCTCGCCACCTGCACCAACCCGAGGCGCTCACCGCATGA
- a CDS encoding GntR family transcriptional regulator → MAIDEILVQDPQAVQRRGDTVDYVARRIRQGILQGHFAPGQRLIARDLTEEIGISRGPVREAFRRLAADGLVELVPNRGAIVRRFSHKQIRDLFRIRESLEGLAARLAAEHIDEASNRQIFESVWEQVRPPGHSQPWNVFIENNRLYHQTIVTIGANRQLMDLIDTLQLPVMMIQVGRAMQPEHAERSHKDHVRIAEAILAANPDAAESAMRQHLRGSADWVLKLPDVAFKPE, encoded by the coding sequence ATGGCGATTGACGAAATTTTGGTCCAAGACCCACAGGCCGTTCAGCGGCGCGGAGATACAGTTGACTACGTCGCCCGTCGCATACGACAGGGCATCTTGCAGGGCCACTTCGCTCCCGGCCAACGCCTTATCGCCCGTGACTTGACCGAGGAGATTGGTATCAGCCGTGGCCCGGTGCGAGAGGCGTTCCGACGCCTTGCAGCCGACGGACTCGTTGAGCTTGTACCGAATCGAGGAGCCATCGTCCGTCGCTTCTCGCACAAGCAGATTCGCGACCTTTTCCGCATCCGTGAGAGTCTTGAGGGGCTTGCTGCCCGCCTTGCCGCAGAGCACATTGACGAGGCCTCAAATAGGCAAATCTTCGAATCGGTGTGGGAGCAAGTCCGCCCTCCGGGGCACAGTCAGCCCTGGAACGTGTTCATCGAGAACAACCGCCTTTATCATCAAACCATCGTGACTATCGGCGCAAACAGGCAGTTGATGGACCTCATTGATACCCTGCAGCTTCCGGTCATGATGATACAAGTAGGGCGAGCAATGCAGCCAGAACATGCCGAGCGATCACACAAGGACCACGTCCGTATCGCCGAAGCCATCCTTGCGGCCAATCCTGATGCCGCCGAAAGCGCCATGCGACAGCATCTACGCGGCTCGGCCGATTGGGTCCTGAAGTTGCCGGATGTTGCATTCAAACCGGAATGA
- the leuD gene encoding 3-isopropylmalate dehydratase small subunit, whose protein sequence is MRPFTIHTGIAAPLLQANLDTDQIIPARFLHRARDEGYGDQLFHDLRRHDDGEPRLGFILNQHPFDQATILIAGSNFGCGSSREHAVWALGDAGFRVVVAPSFGDIFFNNALNNGLLTIVAPPEILRTLADGLAADPTTPLTVSLKEQTVDGPDGFRFAFDIDPYRKQALLIGASEIQMTLQHRDAISSFETAHARRHPWLVPSLPTNTRKGAEANG, encoded by the coding sequence ATGCGACCGTTCACGATCCATACCGGCATAGCCGCGCCGCTTCTTCAGGCGAACCTCGATACGGATCAGATCATTCCCGCCAGGTTCCTGCACCGAGCCCGCGATGAAGGATACGGCGACCAGCTTTTCCATGACCTGCGCCGCCACGACGATGGCGAACCGAGGCTCGGCTTTATCCTCAACCAGCACCCCTTCGATCAGGCCACGATCCTGATCGCCGGCAGCAACTTCGGATGCGGCTCGTCACGGGAACATGCGGTCTGGGCGCTGGGCGACGCCGGCTTCCGGGTCGTGGTGGCGCCGAGCTTCGGCGACATCTTCTTCAACAACGCGCTGAACAACGGACTTCTGACCATCGTGGCTCCGCCGGAGATCCTGCGAACCCTGGCCGATGGTCTGGCCGCTGATCCGACGACGCCCCTGACGGTCAGCCTGAAGGAGCAGACCGTCGACGGGCCCGACGGTTTCCGTTTCGCCTTCGACATCGACCCCTACCGCAAACAGGCGCTGCTGATCGGGGCATCCGAGATACAGATGACCCTTCAGCACAGGGACGCGATCAGTTCCTTCGAGACCGCGCACGCCCGGCGTCATCCCTGGCTCGTTCCGAGCCTTCCGACTAATACCAGAAAAGGAGCAGAAGCCAATGGCTGA
- a CDS encoding tripartite tricarboxylate transporter TctB family protein — protein MTLGPYRFEGPWGQCASFLLMALFTVWYLQDAYTASPTLPNMILIGPIGAVALIICASFLARELRGLRIVPAGPRDPVAERDYRVAGAMALMVLYIVGLFWIGFDIATFLFLAGGMALQGERRWAFLIIYAAIVSATVVYGMRELLSVPVPTLFL, from the coding sequence ATGACACTCGGCCCCTACCGCTTCGAGGGTCCCTGGGGGCAGTGCGCCTCCTTTCTCCTCATGGCGCTCTTCACGGTCTGGTATCTGCAGGATGCCTACACGGCGTCTCCGACCCTGCCCAACATGATACTGATCGGCCCCATAGGCGCGGTCGCCCTGATCATCTGCGCGTCCTTCCTCGCCAGGGAACTGCGCGGACTCAGGATCGTTCCGGCCGGACCGCGGGATCCGGTGGCGGAGCGAGACTACCGGGTCGCCGGCGCGATGGCCCTGATGGTGCTGTACATCGTCGGACTGTTCTGGATCGGCTTCGACATCGCGACTTTTCTCTTCCTGGCCGGCGGCATGGCGCTCCAGGGCGAGCGGCGCTGGGCCTTCCTGATCATCTACGCGGCGATCGTCTCCGCGACCGTCGTCTATGGCATGCGCGAACTGCTCTCCGTGCCCGTGCCGACGCTGTTTCTGTGA
- a CDS encoding tripartite tricarboxylate transporter permease, with the protein MIDLNALSGAADLLLAGWQAWLVVPLGLIIGIVFGMLPGLSVPIAMAVFLPMTLYMEFVPAILFLTSIFTGGGFGGAVPAILMNVPGTTAAVATCFDGYPMARRGQHNEALGIALAASTVGTAIGYILLLLLLEPISQAVLLLGPPELFMIALWGLTLIAALSEGSFWRGVLVGCVGLLAGTIGMSSRGTMRGTFDSAYLLDGIPVVSALIGLFAASELFVLIRSSYIVEDEAAREVRFSKLFAGFFLGLRNWPMILRGSLIGTSIGTVPGVGSTVANLVSYSIARNRDPDKESYGKGNPKGVVAAESANSSSEGGSMATLLALGLPGGAGTAIMLGAFAMHNVTGGPRFISDHKDIVYAIIAGNLVQAVLLIGIGMVFLRLSLMIVKVPLRILIPTILALTILGSYALSGNMTGPIAVVAGAIIGWFLKQNGFPVVALVIGLLLGGMAEGELLRSYQLGGSSLGIFLERPIALGILAVMMLSALWPHIAKRLFAPGRLPGTKERLSDV; encoded by the coding sequence ATGATTGACCTCAACGCCCTCTCCGGCGCCGCCGATCTCCTCCTCGCCGGCTGGCAGGCCTGGCTGGTGGTGCCGCTCGGCCTGATCATCGGCATCGTGTTCGGCATGCTCCCCGGGCTCTCCGTGCCGATCGCCATGGCCGTGTTCCTGCCCATGACGCTCTACATGGAATTTGTGCCGGCCATCCTGTTTCTGACCAGCATCTTCACCGGCGGCGGTTTCGGCGGCGCGGTTCCGGCCATCCTGATGAACGTGCCCGGGACCACCGCCGCCGTGGCGACCTGCTTTGACGGCTACCCCATGGCGCGCCGCGGCCAGCACAACGAGGCGCTTGGCATCGCGCTCGCCGCCTCCACCGTGGGGACCGCCATCGGCTACATCCTGCTGCTCCTGCTGCTGGAGCCAATCAGCCAGGCCGTCCTGCTGCTGGGACCGCCGGAACTGTTCATGATCGCCCTGTGGGGGTTGACGCTGATCGCCGCCCTGTCCGAAGGTTCGTTCTGGCGTGGGGTCCTGGTCGGCTGCGTCGGGCTGCTCGCCGGCACCATCGGCATGAGCTCGCGCGGCACCATGCGCGGAACCTTCGACAGCGCGTACCTGCTCGATGGCATCCCGGTGGTCTCCGCCCTGATCGGCCTGTTCGCGGCCTCCGAACTGTTCGTCCTGATCCGCAGCAGCTACATCGTCGAGGACGAGGCGGCGCGCGAGGTCCGGTTCTCCAAGCTGTTCGCCGGATTCTTCCTGGGTCTCAGGAATTGGCCGATGATCCTGCGAGGCTCACTGATCGGCACCTCCATCGGCACCGTCCCAGGCGTCGGATCGACCGTCGCCAATCTCGTGTCCTACTCCATCGCGCGCAACCGCGACCCTGACAAGGAGAGTTACGGCAAGGGCAACCCCAAGGGCGTCGTCGCCGCCGAGTCCGCGAACAGCAGTTCCGAGGGCGGGTCGATGGCGACCCTTCTGGCCCTGGGTCTGCCCGGAGGGGCCGGCACTGCGATCATGCTCGGCGCCTTCGCCATGCACAACGTCACCGGCGGACCCCGCTTCATCTCCGACCACAAGGACATCGTCTACGCCATCATCGCCGGCAATCTCGTCCAGGCCGTGCTGCTGATCGGCATAGGCATGGTCTTCCTGAGACTGTCGCTCATGATCGTCAAGGTGCCCCTGCGCATCCTCATCCCGACCATACTGGCGCTGACCATCCTCGGATCCTACGCGCTGTCCGGCAACATGACGGGGCCCATCGCGGTGGTCGCCGGCGCCATCATCGGCTGGTTTCTCAAGCAGAACGGATTCCCGGTGGTGGCACTGGTGATCGGCCTCCTGCTGGGCGGCATGGCCGAGGGCGAGCTCCTGCGCAGCTATCAGCTCGGCGGTTCCAGCCTGGGTATCTTCCTTGAGCGTCCGATAGCACTCGGCATTCTCGCCGTGATGATGCTGTCCGCGCTCTGGCCGCACATCGCGAAGCGTCTGTTCGCACCCGGACGCCTTCCCGGAACGAAAGAGAGGCTCTCCGATGTCTAG